A portion of the Stella humosa genome contains these proteins:
- a CDS encoding ABC transporter ATP-binding protein, whose translation MAEVRIQGLLKKFGSVVAVDHIDLTIADGEFLTLLGPSGCGKSTTLAAVAGLDRPDGGSIRVGETVFYDSATGAFLPPERRNCGLVFQSYALWPHMTVAENCAYPLKLRRMRGAERAQRVDEALALVEMQPYAARYPHQLSGGQQQRVALARTLVYRPTILLLDEPLSNLDAKLRERARTWLAQITKKVGLTTIYVTHDQIEALALSDRIAVMREGRIAQLDTPRVIYEQPSDPFVADFIGSSNFLKGTAEGVTGDALSIRLDGGNNVIQLGLRPGITSGQRVTIAIRPERIAVLATGEPSPGDGSLLDANIVERSYLGSRWMYHLEVGATLLRVETARELPVGRVQVHVPPGAALVFAGEEAPEA comes from the coding sequence ATGGCTGAGGTGCGTATCCAGGGGCTGCTGAAGAAGTTCGGCTCCGTCGTCGCCGTCGACCATATCGACCTGACGATCGCGGACGGCGAGTTCCTGACCCTGCTGGGGCCGTCCGGCTGCGGCAAGTCGACGACGCTGGCCGCCGTGGCCGGTCTCGACCGGCCCGACGGCGGCTCCATCCGGGTCGGCGAGACCGTCTTCTACGACAGTGCCACCGGGGCCTTCCTGCCGCCGGAGCGGCGCAATTGCGGGCTGGTGTTCCAGTCCTATGCGCTGTGGCCGCACATGACGGTGGCCGAGAACTGCGCCTATCCGCTGAAGCTGCGGCGGATGCGCGGGGCCGAGCGCGCGCAGCGGGTCGACGAAGCGCTGGCGCTGGTGGAGATGCAGCCCTATGCGGCGCGCTATCCCCACCAGCTTTCCGGCGGGCAACAGCAGCGCGTCGCGCTGGCGCGCACGCTGGTCTATCGCCCGACCATCCTGCTGCTCGACGAGCCCCTGTCCAACCTCGACGCCAAGCTGCGCGAGCGGGCGCGGACGTGGCTGGCGCAGATTACCAAGAAGGTCGGGCTGACGACGATCTACGTCACCCACGACCAGATCGAGGCGCTGGCGCTGTCGGACCGCATCGCCGTGATGCGCGAGGGCCGCATCGCCCAGCTCGACACGCCGCGCGTCATCTACGAGCAGCCGTCCGACCCGTTCGTGGCCGACTTCATCGGCTCCAGCAACTTCCTGAAGGGTACCGCCGAGGGCGTGACGGGCGACGCGCTCTCGATCCGCCTGGATGGCGGCAACAACGTCATCCAGCTCGGCCTGCGGCCCGGCATCACATCGGGCCAACGGGTGACGATCGCGATCCGGCCCGAGCGGATCGCCGTGCTGGCGACGGGCGAGCCCTCCCCCGGCGATGGCTCGCTGCTCGACGCCAACATCGTGGAGCGCTCCTATCTCGGCTCGCGCTGGATGTACCATCTCGAGGTCGGCGCGACCCTGCTGCGGGTGGAGACCGCCCGCGAGCTGCCGGTTGGGCGCGTACAGGTTCATGTTCCGCCGGGTGCCGCCCTGGTGTTCGCCGGCGAGGAGGCACCCGAAGCGTGA
- a CDS encoding MmgE/PrpD family protein — MIAHDVRVHPSAARLPREAQLAWKIAEVATGGAPVLPEVAAMAACRVVDNAAVALAAVNRGPVAAARAMALAHPRAGGASLFGLAGDVRVDAEWAAWANATAVRELDYHDTFLAADYAHPGDSIAPLLAVAEQTGRDGPALVRAIAVAYEIHVALVKAICLHAYKKDHIAHLAPATAAGIGALLGLPTPVVFQAVNQAVHLAFSTRQSRKGEISSWKAFVPGFSGKLAIEAVDRAMRGEAAPSPIYEGEDSVLAWMLGGRDDRYTVHLPAPGEAPRGILETYTKAHSAEYQAQALIDAARELGGRVDLSRVAEVVVHTSHHTHYVIGTGANDPQKMDPDASRETLDHSIMYILAVALEDRAWHHERSYTAERAHRPSTVALWRKIRTVEDPEWTRRYHAADPAERAFGGRIAIRLDDGRVVEAERSVADAHPNGAAPWQWPDYVGKFDTLTAGAIDRGERDRFVGLAQRLATLSAADVRTLNPLLLPGQVATPQVGRGIFDWRT, encoded by the coding sequence ATGATCGCCCATGACGTCCGCGTCCACCCCTCCGCCGCGCGGCTGCCGCGCGAAGCCCAACTCGCCTGGAAGATCGCCGAGGTCGCGACCGGCGGCGCCCCGGTCCTGCCGGAAGTGGCGGCGATGGCGGCCTGCCGTGTCGTCGACAACGCGGCGGTCGCACTCGCGGCCGTCAACCGCGGCCCGGTGGCGGCCGCCCGCGCCATGGCGCTGGCCCATCCCCGCGCCGGCGGCGCCAGCCTGTTCGGCCTGGCGGGCGATGTCCGGGTCGATGCCGAATGGGCCGCCTGGGCGAACGCGACCGCGGTGCGCGAGCTCGACTATCACGATACGTTCCTGGCCGCGGACTATGCCCATCCGGGCGATTCCATCGCCCCCCTGCTGGCGGTGGCCGAGCAGACCGGGCGCGATGGCCCGGCGCTGGTGCGGGCGATCGCGGTTGCCTACGAGATCCATGTGGCGCTGGTGAAGGCGATCTGCCTGCACGCCTACAAGAAAGACCATATCGCCCACCTGGCGCCGGCGACGGCCGCCGGCATCGGCGCGCTGCTGGGCCTGCCGACGCCGGTCGTGTTCCAGGCGGTGAACCAGGCCGTCCACCTCGCCTTCTCCACCCGGCAGTCGCGCAAGGGCGAGATCAGCTCGTGGAAGGCTTTCGTGCCCGGCTTCTCCGGCAAGCTGGCGATCGAGGCGGTCGACCGGGCGATGCGCGGCGAGGCCGCCCCCAGCCCGATCTACGAGGGCGAGGATTCGGTGCTGGCCTGGATGCTGGGCGGCCGTGACGACCGCTACACCGTCCACCTGCCCGCCCCCGGCGAGGCGCCGCGCGGCATCCTCGAGACCTACACCAAGGCCCATTCGGCCGAGTATCAGGCCCAGGCCCTGATCGACGCCGCCCGCGAATTGGGCGGCCGGGTCGACCTGTCGCGTGTCGCCGAGGTGGTGGTGCACACCAGCCACCACACCCACTACGTCATCGGCACCGGCGCCAACGACCCGCAGAAGATGGACCCCGACGCCAGCCGGGAAACCCTCGACCATTCCATCATGTACATCCTGGCCGTGGCCCTCGAGGACCGGGCCTGGCACCATGAGCGGAGCTACACGGCCGAGCGCGCGCATCGCCCCTCGACGGTGGCGCTGTGGCGCAAGATCCGCACGGTCGAGGACCCGGAATGGACCCGCCGCTACCACGCCGCCGACCCGGCCGAGCGGGCCTTCGGCGGGCGGATCGCCATCCGGCTCGACGACGGCCGGGTGGTCGAGGCGGAGCGCAGCGTGGCCGACGCCCACCCGAACGGGGCCGCGCCCTGGCAGTGGCCGGACTATGTCGGCAAGTTCGACACGCTGACGGCCGGTGCGATCGACCGCGGCGAGCGCGACCGCTTTGTCGGGCTGGCGCAACGCCTGGCAACCCTGAGCGCTGCCGATGTGCGGACTCTCAACCCCCTGCTGCTGCCGGGACAGGTTGCGACGCCCCAGGTCGGACGCGGCATATTCGATTGGCGTACTTGA
- a CDS encoding CaiB/BaiF CoA transferase family protein: MIPFHPEATGPLDGLVVLDLSRLVAGNMLSLQLADYGAEVIKVEDPKKGDPLRDWRTQGLSVHWKVYGRNKKSLTLSLRSEEGKALFRQLLATADVMIENFRPGTLEEMGLGPDVLHAIRPGLVLVRVSGWGQDGPYRERPGFGTLVEGVSGFAAKNGFADRPPVLPPLAMADMIAGLYGAFSVMVALKHRDQTGQGQVIDLPLLDPIVSILGPEAAQFKLTGKIAQRTGSQSRTASPRNAFKTRDGRWVAISASMQSMAERAYAAVGRPDMIQDPRFRTNADRIKIPDESEAPLRDFIAARDFVEVMAHFEKHEVTAAPIYDIDQFLEDPHVQARQIIVELPDAEMGSVPMHNVVPRLSESPGSIRTAAPELGEHTAAILARVGVDADRLAALRAAGTI, from the coding sequence GTGATCCCGTTCCATCCCGAAGCGACCGGCCCGCTCGACGGGCTGGTCGTGCTCGACCTGTCGCGCCTGGTCGCCGGCAACATGCTGAGCCTGCAACTGGCCGACTATGGCGCCGAGGTGATCAAGGTCGAGGATCCCAAGAAGGGCGACCCGCTGCGCGACTGGCGCACGCAAGGCCTCAGCGTTCACTGGAAGGTCTATGGCCGCAACAAGAAGAGCCTGACGCTCAGCCTGCGCAGCGAGGAGGGCAAGGCGCTGTTCCGCCAGCTCCTGGCCACGGCCGACGTCATGATCGAGAACTTCCGGCCGGGCACGCTGGAGGAGATGGGGCTGGGGCCGGATGTCCTGCACGCCATCCGCCCGGGCCTCGTCCTCGTGCGCGTCTCCGGCTGGGGGCAGGATGGGCCCTACCGCGAGCGACCGGGCTTCGGCACGCTGGTCGAGGGCGTGTCCGGCTTTGCCGCCAAGAACGGCTTCGCCGACCGGCCGCCGGTGCTGCCGCCGCTGGCCATGGCCGACATGATCGCGGGCCTCTATGGCGCCTTCTCGGTCATGGTGGCGCTCAAGCATCGCGACCAGACGGGGCAGGGACAGGTCATCGATCTGCCGCTGCTTGATCCGATCGTCTCGATCCTGGGGCCGGAGGCCGCCCAGTTCAAACTGACCGGCAAGATCGCCCAGCGCACCGGCAGCCAGTCTCGCACCGCCTCGCCGCGCAACGCTTTCAAGACACGCGACGGCCGCTGGGTTGCCATCTCTGCCTCGATGCAGTCCATGGCCGAGCGGGCCTATGCCGCGGTCGGGCGCCCGGACATGATCCAGGATCCGCGCTTCCGCACCAATGCCGACCGCATCAAGATCCCGGACGAGTCCGAGGCCCCGTTGCGGGACTTCATTGCTGCCCGCGACTTCGTCGAGGTGATGGCGCATTTCGAGAAGCACGAGGTGACGGCCGCACCGATCTACGACATCGACCAGTTCCTCGAGGACCCGCACGTCCAGGCCCGCCAGATCATCGTCGAGCTGCCCGATGCCGAGATGGGCAGCGTGCCGATGCACAACGTCGTGCCGCGGCTCTCGGAATCGCCGGGCTCCATCCGTACGGCCGCGCCGGAACTGGGCGAGCATACGGCGGCGATCCTGGCTCGCGTTGGTGTCGACGCTGACCGCTTGGCGGCGCTGCGCGCTGCCGGGACCATCTAG
- a CDS encoding SDR family NAD(P)-dependent oxidoreductase, protein MAGRLAGKVAIITGAGSSGPGWGNGKATAVLFAREGASVFAVDVNGTAAAETCAIIAGEGGIAAAHTTDVSSHDQVRAMVATCLERFGRIDILHNNVGIAVVGGAVDLPEEEWDRVERVNQKSVFLVCKHVLPVMERQGGGAIVNTASIAGIRWTGIDYISYYATKGAVGMMTKGIALAYAAKGIRCNAILPGLMDTPMIRHGLPDAYAGGDIDQMIEKRHRQCPMGRMGDAWDVANAALFLASDDARYITAHELVVDGGLTARCA, encoded by the coding sequence ATGGCAGGCAGGCTGGCGGGCAAGGTGGCGATCATCACCGGGGCGGGATCGTCGGGGCCGGGATGGGGCAATGGCAAGGCGACGGCCGTCCTCTTCGCGCGCGAGGGGGCGTCGGTGTTCGCGGTCGACGTGAACGGCACCGCGGCCGCGGAAACCTGCGCCATCATCGCGGGCGAGGGCGGGATTGCCGCCGCCCATACCACGGACGTGTCCTCGCACGACCAGGTGCGGGCCATGGTGGCCACCTGCCTGGAGCGTTTCGGGCGGATCGACATCCTGCACAACAATGTCGGCATCGCCGTCGTAGGGGGCGCGGTCGATCTGCCCGAGGAGGAGTGGGACCGGGTCGAGCGCGTCAACCAGAAGAGCGTGTTCCTGGTCTGCAAGCATGTCCTGCCGGTGATGGAGCGGCAGGGCGGCGGGGCCATCGTGAATACCGCATCCATCGCGGGCATCCGCTGGACGGGGATCGACTACATCTCCTACTACGCCACCAAGGGCGCGGTCGGCATGATGACCAAGGGCATCGCGCTGGCCTATGCCGCCAAGGGCATCCGGTGCAACGCGATCCTGCCCGGCCTGATGGACACGCCGATGATCCGCCATGGCCTGCCCGACGCCTATGCCGGCGGCGACATCGACCAGATGATCGAGAAGCGGCATCGCCAATGCCCGATGGGGCGCATGGGCGATGCCTGGGACGTGGCCAATGCCGCGCTCTTCCTGGCGTCGGACGACGCGCGCTACATCACGGCCCACGAGCTGGTCGTGGATGGCGGGCTGACGGCGCGCTGCGCCTAG
- a CDS encoding ABC transporter permease — protein sequence MSMTTATPAPALVPGRDGVAQWGIAALTLALVAAPLIPILYQSFSDRPLYDGSGNLSLDNYVKLFGSAQFMRVIWNTLLLGAFTTIIGTVVGVVAAIVIGRTNMPFKAAIGEVLIWPLYISHLVLGFGFSVMYGPSGYITLSLASILGDAPWDLYTIHGMAIICGIAQAPITYLFCVASTQAADPSLEDAARISGASPFRALWSISIPLLRPAIVYAVILNFTVALELLAIPLLFGRPAGLEFLTTYLYEHGIDAATPDYGLVGAAAALLLAIVSFLLWLQARLLRDSGRFVTLGGKAARPRVLSLGVWRWPVFFGMAFYLVAAVGIPLIGVTMRAFTSFLTPLLPFWEVLTLDHFILIFSYPAYIRSILNTIGIAVFGGALCTLFVAMVAIIVHRSDFKHGRALEFIATYPRAVPGLVAGIGFLWAMLLFPPLGLLHNTIWILVLAYIMRYLPTGFGAMSPMLLQIGRELDRASRTVGADWWTTATRILLPLIKPALFSTFAILFVAFFREYSAAVFLISPGAEVIGTMLLSFWIQGDAGPVAALAAFQVLLTFAFVYGARHLLGVKIYG from the coding sequence ATGTCGATGACGACGGCGACCCCCGCCCCGGCCCTCGTGCCGGGGCGGGACGGTGTGGCGCAGTGGGGAATCGCCGCGCTGACCCTGGCCCTGGTCGCGGCCCCACTGATCCCCATCCTGTACCAGTCGTTCAGCGACCGGCCGCTCTATGACGGCTCGGGCAACCTGTCGCTCGACAACTATGTGAAGCTGTTCGGCAGCGCGCAGTTCATGCGCGTCATCTGGAACACGCTGCTGCTGGGGGCGTTCACCACCATCATCGGGACCGTGGTCGGCGTCGTCGCGGCCATCGTCATCGGGCGCACCAACATGCCGTTCAAGGCCGCGATCGGCGAAGTGCTGATCTGGCCGCTCTACATCTCGCACCTAGTGCTGGGCTTCGGCTTCAGCGTCATGTACGGCCCGTCGGGCTACATCACGCTCTCGCTCGCCTCGATCCTGGGCGATGCGCCGTGGGACCTCTACACGATCCACGGCATGGCGATCATCTGCGGCATCGCGCAGGCGCCGATCACCTATCTCTTCTGCGTGGCCTCCACCCAGGCCGCCGACCCATCGCTGGAGGATGCCGCGCGCATCTCGGGCGCCAGTCCGTTCCGCGCGCTCTGGTCGATCAGCATTCCGCTGCTGCGGCCGGCCATCGTCTATGCGGTGATCCTGAACTTCACCGTGGCGCTGGAACTGCTGGCGATTCCGCTGCTGTTCGGCCGACCTGCGGGGCTGGAGTTCCTGACCACCTATCTCTACGAGCACGGCATCGACGCGGCCACGCCGGACTACGGCCTGGTGGGGGCCGCCGCCGCCCTGCTGCTGGCGATCGTCAGCTTCCTCCTGTGGCTGCAGGCCCGCCTGCTGCGCGATTCCGGGCGCTTCGTCACGCTGGGCGGCAAGGCCGCGCGCCCGCGGGTGCTGAGCCTCGGTGTATGGCGCTGGCCGGTCTTCTTCGGCATGGCCTTTTACCTGGTCGCGGCCGTCGGCATCCCGCTGATCGGCGTCACGATGCGGGCCTTCACGAGCTTCCTCACGCCGCTGCTGCCCTTCTGGGAAGTGCTGACGCTCGACCACTTCATCCTGATCTTCTCCTACCCCGCCTATATCCGCTCGATCCTCAACACGATCGGCATCGCGGTGTTCGGCGGGGCGCTCTGCACGCTGTTCGTCGCCATGGTGGCGATCATCGTCCACCGGTCGGACTTCAAGCACGGCCGGGCGCTGGAATTCATCGCGACCTACCCGCGCGCGGTGCCGGGGCTGGTCGCGGGCATCGGCTTCCTGTGGGCGATGCTGCTGTTCCCGCCGCTGGGCCTGCTGCACAACACGATCTGGATCCTGGTGCTGGCCTACATCATGCGCTACCTGCCGACCGGCTTCGGCGCCATGTCGCCGATGCTGCTGCAGATCGGCCGCGAACTCGACCGGGCCTCGCGGACGGTGGGGGCGGACTGGTGGACGACCGCCACCCGCATCCTGCTGCCGCTCATCAAGCCCGCCCTGTTCTCGACCTTCGCGATCCTGTTCGTGGCCTTCTTCCGCGAGTACTCGGCCGCGGTCTTCCTGATTTCGCCCGGGGCGGAGGTCATCGGCACGATGCTGCTGAGCTTCTGGATCCAGGGCGATGCCGGGCCGGTCGCCGCGCTGGCGGCCTTCCAGGTCCTGCTGACCTTTGCCTTCGTCTACGGCGCGCGCCATCTGCTGGGAGTGAAGATCTATGGCTGA